Below is a genomic region from Scytonema millei VB511283.
GCAAGGAATATGGTCGTGACGCAAGATAGACCGCTAGCACAGGTATTTCGGCAGGTAGGAGCTGGTTCGTTTCCACCAGTCGTAGAAGTATTTGAACGGGGCAAAACAATATTTTTTCCTGGCGATCCGGCAGAACGGGTCTATTTCTTACTCAAAGGCGCGGTGAAGTTGTCGAGAGTATATGAAGCCGGAGAAGAGATCACCGTTGCACTATTGCGAGAAAATAGCGTATTTGGCGTGCTGTCGCTGCTGACAGGCAATCGTAGCGATCGCTTTTATCATGCAGTGGCTTTTACGCCAGTGGAGTTACTCTCAGCACCAATCGAGCAAGTCGAGCAAGCGCTGAAAGAAAATCCCGATCTGTCAATGTTAATGCTGCGGGGCTTATCTTCGCGGATCTTGCAGACGGAAATGATGATTGAAACCCTGGCTCACCGCGATATGGGTTCGCGCTTAG
It encodes:
- the ntcA gene encoding global nitrogen regulator NtcA, with product MVVTQDRPLAQVFRQVGAGSFPPVVEVFERGKTIFFPGDPAERVYFLLKGAVKLSRVYEAGEEITVALLRENSVFGVLSLLTGNRSDRFYHAVAFTPVELLSAPIEQVEQALKENPDLSMLMLRGLSSRILQTEMMIETLAHRDMGSRLVSFLLILCRDFGLPSPDGITVDLKLSHQAIAEAIGSTRVTVTRLLGDLRDKNMISIHKKKITVHNPVILSQQFT